TCCGGGAGCAGGTGCGCCAGCACGTCCGGGGCGTTCGTCCAGGACAGTCCGTGGCCCTCCAGTCCCAGCCCACCCAGCACCGGGGAGGCGAAGCCGAGCGGGTAGAAGGAGCTGTACAGGTCGCTGAGGTAGCCGGGGGCGGTCACCTGCGCGGAACGCACCGCGCCGCCCGGCGCCTCGGTCGCCTCCAGGACGAGGACGTCCCAGCCCGCGTCGGCAAGCAGGTTCGCCGCCACCAACCCGTTGTGTCCCGCTCCGATGACGACGGCGTCGGCGGTGGACCTCATCCGGATCGCCTACCCGGCCGGTCACCTGGCAAAACGCGTTTGCCTCGCCGGGACCGGGGCATGCACGGCCGCATGTACACCGTTGCGCAGCTCATAGGTGGGGTATGGGGCGCCGGGGGTGACGGCGGCGAGATGGTCGTCCACGATCCGGCCGACGGAACGGCTGTGGCCCGGGTCCCGGTGGCCTCCGCGGACGAGGTGGCCAAGGCGGTCGAGGCGGCCCGGGGGGCGGCGGCGGAGTGGGCGGCGACCGCACCGGCCGAACGCGCCGCCGCGTTGCACCGGGCGGCGGACGCGATCGAGGCGGCGGCCGAGGAGCTGGCCGTGGCGACCACCGCGGAGATGGGTAAACCGCTCGACGACGCGCGCGGTGGTGTGGCTGCGGGCATCGGCACGCTGCGACAGTACGCCGAGCTGGCCCCGGTGCGGGGCGGCCGGACGCTGCACGGCGACCACGCCGCGCTCGACTTCATGACGCCCGAACCGCGCGGGTTGGTCGCCGCGATCACGCCCTGGAACGACCCGGTGGCGGTCTCCTGCGGTCTGCTCGGCGCGGCGCTGGTGACCGGCAACGTGGTGCTGCACAAGCCGAGCGAACGCGCCCCGGCAACCGGGTGGCTGCTCGCCCGGGCGTTCGACTCGGCGTTGCCGGCCGGGGTGCTGTCGCTGCTCACCGGCGGTGGCGAGGTGGGCGCGGCGCTTGCCGGCCAGGACGTGGACGTGGTGGCCCACGTGGGTTCGACCGCCACCGGGCGGTCGATCGCCGAGGCGGCCGCCCGTACCGGGGCGAAGGTGCTGCTGGAGAACGGCGGCAGCGACCCGCTGGTGGTGGACGCCGACGTCGACCCGGTCTGGGCGGCCGGGCAGGCGGCGCTCGGCTGCTTCGCCAACGCCGGGCAGATCTGCGTCGCGGTGGAACGGATCTACGTGCACCGCGACGTGGCCGAGGACTTCGTCGACGCGCTCGTGGCCCGCGCCGGTGCGCTCACGATGGGCGCCGGCCGCGATCCGGGTACGCAGCTCGGCCCCCTCGTCGACCGCCGGCACCGGGACCACGTGCACGGGCAGGTCACCGCCGCGGTGGCGCAGGGCGCCCGGATACGCGCCGGCGGCGCGCTGCCGGACGGGCCGGGCGCGTTCTATCCGGCCACCGTGGTGGAGGGCTGCCGGCACGAGATGGCGCTGGTCCGCGAGGAGACGTTCGGCCCGGTCGCGCCGGTGGTGGTGGTCGACTCGTTCACCGAGGGGTTGCGGTGCGCGGCGGACTCCCCGTACGGCCTGGCCGCCACCGTGCTGACCGGTTCGATGAGCCACGCCCAGCGGGCCTGGCGGGAACTGCCGGTGGGCACCGTCAAGGTCAATTCGGTGTTCGGCGGCGCGCCGGGCGGGGCCGCGCAGCCGCGCCGGGGCAGCGGCCAGGGCTTCGGGTACGGCCCGGAACTGCTCGACGAGTTCAGCGCCGTGAAGGCGGTGCACCTGGAGGCGCCGGGCGGCGGCCACTGGTGAGCCGACACGGGCGGGCCCGGGACCGCACCGGTCCCGGGCCCGTTCCTGGTCCGGCGTACCCGCGGCGGGTCAGCGACCGCCGCGCGCCTTGCGGGTGGCGTTGTTGTTGGCCTTCTCGATCGCCGTCACCAGTTGCGGCTTGGTCATCCGGGAACGCCCGCGCACGTCAAGCTTCTTCGCCACCTCCATGAGGTGGTCCTTGGTGGCGTTGGCGTCCACTCCGCCGGCCGTCGGGGCCCGCCGGGCCGGTCCGCCGCCGGCGGCCTGCTTGTCGCTCGGCCCCTTGCGGCCCTTGGCCTCCCAGTGGTCGCCCACCTTCTCGTACTCGTGCTTGACGGCGGCGAACGCGACGCGGTGCGCACGTTCCCCCTCGCCGTACGTCTCGACCGCCGAGTCGTGCGTCTTCTCCCAGGTCCGCTGCGCCTTGGCCGGCGAGCGCTTCAACGTGCTGGGCATCACCTCGCGCCCGGGCATCTCGTCCACCTCCGTCTCGGTCCGGTGTCTCCTGTCGTTCCCGCCCGCTCCCGGGGCAAACCACCTGACGGTTTGTC
The genomic region above belongs to Micromonospora sp. WMMD1128 and contains:
- a CDS encoding aldehyde dehydrogenase family protein, which produces MYTVAQLIGGVWGAGGDGGEMVVHDPADGTAVARVPVASADEVAKAVEAARGAAAEWAATAPAERAAALHRAADAIEAAAEELAVATTAEMGKPLDDARGGVAAGIGTLRQYAELAPVRGGRTLHGDHAALDFMTPEPRGLVAAITPWNDPVAVSCGLLGAALVTGNVVLHKPSERAPATGWLLARAFDSALPAGVLSLLTGGGEVGAALAGQDVDVVAHVGSTATGRSIAEAAARTGAKVLLENGGSDPLVVDADVDPVWAAGQAALGCFANAGQICVAVERIYVHRDVAEDFVDALVARAGALTMGAGRDPGTQLGPLVDRRHRDHVHGQVTAAVAQGARIRAGGALPDGPGAFYPATVVEGCRHEMALVREETFGPVAPVVVVDSFTEGLRCAADSPYGLAATVLTGSMSHAQRAWRELPVGTVKVNSVFGGAPGGAAQPRRGSGQGFGYGPELLDEFSAVKAVHLEAPGGGHW
- a CDS encoding ChaB family protein; this translates as MPGREVMPSTLKRSPAKAQRTWEKTHDSAVETYGEGERAHRVAFAAVKHEYEKVGDHWEAKGRKGPSDKQAAGGGPARRAPTAGGVDANATKDHLMEVAKKLDVRGRSRMTKPQLVTAIEKANNNATRKARGGR